The Geobacillus stearothermophilus ATCC 12980 genome contains a region encoding:
- a CDS encoding FecCD family ABC transporter permease, whose protein sequence is MCSSKMWMYILAVTAAVLSLLVGVSTGSLSIPFSSIVRILAAEWFGAALPRHIPADWVPIVMAIRLPRVVLAFLVGASLALAGSAFQGLLKNALADPYTLGVSSGASVGAVLVIFLGWQWPFFGTFTLPVVSILFGMATLAAVLAFTRTVERRMSVETIILAGIIFGAFFSAFISLMIALTGEELRQIISWLMGSVAMRGWKYSGLLLPFFLVGAAVLIANSRELNAFAFGEEAALHVGVDVTRRKVIILTAAALLTGAAVSVSGTIGFVGLVVPHMVRLVCGPNYRVLLPLSLLYGGAFLVLADVAARTIIEPRELPIGVITSLIGAPLFAVLFFRKTKRKMG, encoded by the coding sequence ATGTGTTCAAGTAAAATGTGGATGTATATATTGGCCGTCACCGCGGCCGTGTTATCGCTTCTCGTAGGGGTATCGACAGGATCGCTGTCGATTCCCTTTTCTTCTATTGTCCGCATTTTGGCGGCTGAATGGTTCGGAGCGGCGCTGCCTCGCCACATTCCGGCTGATTGGGTGCCGATCGTGATGGCGATCCGCTTGCCGCGCGTCGTGCTTGCGTTTTTGGTCGGGGCGTCATTGGCGCTGGCCGGGTCCGCGTTTCAAGGGCTGTTAAAAAATGCGCTCGCCGATCCGTACACGCTCGGTGTCTCGTCCGGCGCGTCGGTCGGGGCGGTGCTCGTCATCTTTCTCGGCTGGCAATGGCCGTTCTTTGGCACGTTCACGCTGCCGGTCGTGAGCATCTTGTTTGGCATGGCGACGCTTGCCGCCGTTTTGGCGTTCACTCGCACTGTGGAGCGGCGCATGTCGGTTGAGACGATCATTTTAGCCGGCATTATCTTCGGCGCGTTTTTCAGCGCGTTCATTTCGCTCATGATCGCGTTGACCGGGGAAGAATTGCGGCAAATCATCTCATGGCTGATGGGGAGCGTGGCGATGCGCGGCTGGAAATACAGCGGGCTGTTGCTGCCGTTTTTTCTCGTTGGGGCCGCAGTGCTCATCGCCAACAGCCGCGAGTTGAACGCGTTTGCCTTTGGCGAGGAGGCGGCGCTTCATGTCGGCGTTGATGTTACGCGCCGAAAAGTCATCATTTTGACGGCAGCGGCGCTGCTCACCGGCGCGGCGGTGTCGGTGTCAGGGACGATCGGCTTTGTCGGGCTTGTCGTTCCGCATATGGTTCGGCTTGTGTGCGGGCCGAACTACCGGGTGCTGTTGCCGCTGTCGCTCTTGTACGGCGGTGCGTTTCTTGTGCTTGCCGATGTGGCGGCGCGGACGATCATTGAACCGCGCGAACTGCCGATCGGCGTCATTACGTCGCTGATCGGCGCTCCGCTATTTGCCGTCTTGTTTTTCCGAAAAACGAAACGAAAGATGGGATGA